In one Nicotiana tomentosiformis chromosome 6, ASM39032v3, whole genome shotgun sequence genomic region, the following are encoded:
- the LOC104117267 gene encoding uncharacterized protein, whose amino-acid sequence MGWIGEQIDSIKSIQFRQLVTQAISLGMIVTSALIIWKALMCVTGSESPVVVVLSGSMEPGFKRGDILFLHMSKDPIRAGEIVVFNVDGREIPIVHRVIKVHERQDTGEVNVLTKGDNNFGDDRLLYAHGQLWLQRHHIMGRAVGFLPYVGWVTIIMTEKPIIKYILIGALGLLVITSKD is encoded by the exons atGGGATGGATCGGAGAGCAAATCGATTCAATAAAGTCAATTCAATTCAGACAACTCGTTACCCAAGCTATTAGTCTCG GGATGATTGTTACTTCAGCACTTATAATATGGAAAGCATTGATGTGTGTAACTGGCAGCGAGTCACCTGTGGTGGTTGTGCTCTCTGGAAGTATGGAACCTGGCTTTAAAAGG GGTGACATTCTTTTCTTGCATATGAGCAAGGATCCTATTCGTGCGGGAGAAATTGTCGTGTTTAATGTTGAT GGACGTGAAATTCCAATTGTTCATCGCGTCATAAAG GTTCATGAGCGCCAAGACACTGGAGAAGTTAATGTCCTTACAAAAG GAGACAACAACTTTGGTGATGACAGACTTCTCTATGCTCATGGTCAACTGTGGCTGCAACGGCATCACATTATGGGGAGAGCTGTTGG GTTCTTGCCTTATGTTGGATGGGTGACCATAATCATGACGGAAAAGCCAATTATCAAG TATATATTGATAGGTGCGCTGGGATTGTTGGTCATCACATCAAAAGATTAG